The following proteins are encoded in a genomic region of Magallana gigas chromosome 1, xbMagGiga1.1, whole genome shotgun sequence:
- the LOC105331381 gene encoding histone-lysine N-methyltransferase PRDM9 translates to MQLLYLVIFVFIDLGSAGCRDGFVRVKDWCFSFNLRPTGLQETTNQCESQGAGLVTLDSAEKERALTQFIEDMRFFGIQQDRSDLQRSLQELVNTDNDAARFCEDFQKYGEKSKSYTFIKNAKIPLHFDPEERANLTTPEGFRIELSTIPGAGFGGFTERFVPKHTILGSYEGLTHLHHREDDLYSWQVEKVDSEGVYMIDAGSPAHSNWLRWLNCAGNVEQENVVAVACAGLILYMTTRDIEPGSEMFVWYGDGYGDYLKINRVHPESDLQGIFNIRASILSFDEDDRTVYSDGTPVTFTNWVPEAASDFVDNEFGLVLTYNGSNWKWFPEKDYRYFTGPEGLHLPYVCEDKTTYNEDGVIDPEYTEEDDDSVTERFPEKVVPPLPGQGLLKPDVVCDHIV, encoded by the exons ATGCAGCTGCTATACCTTGTCATCTTTGTTTTTATTG ACTTGGGCTCCGCCGGATGTCGTGACGGCTTTGTTCGAGTCAAGGACTGGTGTTTCTCCTTCAACCTCCGCCCTACCGGGCTCCAGGAGACCACGAACCAGTGTGAGAGCCAGGGGGCGGGGCTCGTCACGCTCGACTCGGCGGAGAAAGAGCGGGCACTGACCCAGTTCATCGAAG ACATGCGGTTTTTTGGGATTCAGCAGGACAGGAGT GATCTACAGCGATCACTGCAGGAACTGGTCAATACAGACAATGACGCCGCCAGAT TTTgtgaagattttcaaaaatacgGAGAAAAGTCCAAGTCGTATACATTCATAAAGAATGCCAAG ATTCCGCTGCACTTTGACCCAGAAGAGCGTGCCAATCTTACCACTCCCGAGGGGTTCCGAATAGAGCTGTCGACGATTCCTGGGGCGGGGTTTGGAGGGTTTACCGAGCGCTTTGTTCCTAAACACACAATCCTGGGGAGTTACGAAGGACTGACTCACCTCCACCACAGGGAAGACGACCTTTACTCATGGCAG GTAGAAAAGGTGGACTCCGAGGGCGTGTACATGATTGACGCCGGAAGCCCCGCCCATAGTAACTGGTTACGCTGGCTGAACTGCGCCGGAAACGTAGAACAGGAAAACGTGGTGGCGGTTGCGTGCGCAGGTCTAATTTTGTACATGACGACACGTGACATCGAGCCCGGAAGTGAGATGTTTGTGTGGTACGGGGATGGATACGGGGACTATCTCAAGATCAACAGGGTACATCCAG AGTCTGACCTCCAGGGAATATTCAACATCCGGGCCAGTATCCTGTCGTTTGACGAGGACGACCGCACGGTATACAGTGACGGAACCCCAGTAACATTTACCAACTGGGTCCCGGAAGCAGCTTCAGACTTCGTGGACAACGAGTTCGGCCTCGTTTTGACGTATAACGGAAGTAACTGGAAGTGGTTTCCGGAGAAGGACTACCGATACTTTACCGGCCCCGAGGGTCTCCACCTCCCGTACGTGTGTGAGGACAAGACCACCTATAACGAGGACGGGGTTATCGACCCTGAATACACAGAGGAAGACGACGACTCGGTCACGGAAAGATTTCCGGAAAAAGTCGTGCCGCCCCTGCCGGGTCAAGGACTACTCAAACCGGACGTTGTGTGTGATCATAttgtttaa